The Flavobacterium faecale genomic sequence AATCACGCCTTTTAACCTTTAAGACTTTAAGTAATTGCCTAATATTAAAAAACTGAATTACAAAGTTTACTTTCACATATATACACAAGTCAAACATGATAAAAGCGATCTATCAACTGAGTATTTTCCGCTAAAAACAAATAGTACACCATTTTGCAACAGAAGTAAGAGACCATATCTTAGAACCACTACAAATTCAATTGATACAATAAGGTACCATCATTGTATTTGCTTTGCATCGACACTTTACAAAAATTAAATTTTTGTAATAAGCCTATTGACTGCAAATTGTCTTGATGTACAAAAGCTTCAATATTTTGCAAACGAACAGTCTCATGAGCATAAGACAATACCATGGCTACGGCTTCACTCATTATACCTAAACGATGATAGCTTGGTAAAAGTTCATACCCCATTTCGCAAGTGTCAGGCTTATTTTCTACTTTAAAAAGACAAATGGTCCCAATTATTTTTTTGGTTGCGATTAATTCTATTGCCCAATAGTTTAGCTTTTCACTTTTGACTATTTCTATTGTATTAGTAATAAACTCCTTAGCATCTTCTAAAGTCAGACAAGGTTTTCTGTTCAAATATTTATTTACAACTTCATCTGTCCTGAGCAAGAATATTTCTTGCAGATCGTAATCTGACAAGGGTCGAAGGACCAAACGATCGGATTTAAAATTTGGAAAAGTGGTAGCAGTGCTGTTCTTCATATTAATCCATGTTGATTGAAAAGATAACAATTGATAGCGCTAAGACCGTTACTATAAAGTCTTAAAAACAAATAGTACGATTATAACTATTTCGCAAGAGCAGGACTAATTTCTATCATTTAAAAAGGATAAAGTTGCTTACTCCGAGAAAAACAAAAAAAAAAAGAATTCCAAAATGCGCTTCAACAAGCTCTAAATCCAACTATAATTAAAGAAATTCTCCTCTAACTAGTTTAATAGCAACATTATGATTGATTACTATGCCGAATCACCTACTACTTCCCTACTTTTCCAGAGAAGAAAAAATTTGTTCAAGTTATATGCGACAACAGTAGAAGATAGAAACTGGAATTTTACACCTTATCTTCAAAGGTTTTGTTTCTTAAAGACCAATACAGCATATCGTTTTCTGCTTTTACTTGTGTGAAATTAAATTTAGCTAACAGATTAGCAGAGTTTATGTTTTCTCCCAAACAGCTTGCAGTGATTTCTTTTATAAAATCATTTGAGAAAGCCCACCTTATAATTTCTTTTACTGCCTCTTCAGCATAGCCTTTGCGTCGTTCTTCTTTAATTATGCCATAACCAATGTCAATATTTCTGTCCTCATAATTAAAACCCTTAAAACCTAAATCACCTATTATTTCTAAAGTATCCCTCTTAACAATCATCCAAGATTCAAAACCAGTTGGAGATGGAACTTTTGACAAATTATTAATTATTCTAGGTAAAGTCTCTAGGACATCGTTGTCAGGCCAATTTTTCCCTTTTTTAAAACTCAACTTCTCCAAATCACTGTAATCACCATGCAACACATTATTACAAATCGGAATTGTAAAGGGAACAAGGAGCAATCTTTCTGTTACTAATTTATCTATTTTTAGACTTTCTACTTTCATTATTAAAACAAAATTTTTGATAAAAAATCATAACAATTCCTTTTTATCCTATCGAAATTGAATACTATAGTAATTTTACTTTTTTTTAATTGCCTTTTGGAAAACTATATTAAAAAAATAGTCCTACTCCCAGCGGCTTAACGAAAATACTAATTAAAAACGATAACTCCACTAATGCCGAAAACCCCTTGTAACGGCTGTTATACACAGTGCTTTACTCAATAATATTCAATTTTGTATTTATATTTCTCATAACTTTCGTAGCGAAAATTTAAGTTATTTTTATTTACTGTTTTCTGTATTTCAGAATACACTACGTTAATTGTAGTATCATTTGCACTTCCAATAATTTGATAAGAATACCCTTTTTCTGAATATTTATAGTTTTCAATAATTGGTTCTTGGGAATTATCACTAAAATTTACTCGTCTAATAATTCGATTCTTTTCATCAAAATAAATTGTGTCTGTTGAAATGGTCGAGTTTTCATAATCTGGAATTTTGACAGGAAAAAATTCCCAAGAGTTCGTTTTGGAAGTTGTGCTGTTTTTTTCTTTCCTAATTTCACGTATAAAACGGATTAATGAGTCAGACTCATATTTAGTTTCTGTTTCAATTCCAGTTTTTGGATTGAAATTGTAAGTTGAAAATGAACGAACTACATATTTTAGCCCCTTATAAGTTCAGAGTGATATTCTAAATTTCAAATAGTACATTTGAGATATGAAATACAAGAAATGGAGTTTAGAAGAGAAGTTGGAAATTTTATCTTCTTGCGAAGATTTAGGCGTTGTAGAAACCTGTCGTAAATACAGTGTTAGTACAGGAAGTTTGTATAGTTGGAAGAAGAAGCATGAAAAACAAGGAGAGGCAGGCTTAAAAGTTACTTATGACGATCGTAGCAAAGAGTTAAAGCAAGCTGAGGAAGAGAACAGAATTC encodes the following:
- a CDS encoding GNAT family N-acetyltransferase encodes the protein MKNSTATTFPNFKSDRLVLRPLSDYDLQEIFLLRTDEVVNKYLNRKPCLTLEDAKEFITNTIEIVKSEKLNYWAIELIATKKIIGTICLFKVENKPDTCEMGYELLPSYHRLGIMSEAVAMVLSYAHETVRLQNIEAFVHQDNLQSIGLLQKFNFCKVSMQSKYNDGTLLYQLNL
- a CDS encoding transposase, whose translation is MKYKKWSLEEKLEILSSCEDLGVVETCRKYSVSTGSLYSWKKKHEKQGEAGLKVTYDDRSKELKQAEEENRILRKLLANKEIELEIGRELLKKKFGTSDPRKI
- a CDS encoding GNAT family N-acetyltransferase, translating into MKVESLKIDKLVTERLLLVPFTIPICNNVLHGDYSDLEKLSFKKGKNWPDNDVLETLPRIINNLSKVPSPTGFESWMIVKRDTLEIIGDLGFKGFNYEDRNIDIGYGIIKEERRKGYAEEAVKEIIRWAFSNDFIKEITASCLGENINSANLLAKFNFTQVKAENDMLYWSLRNKTFEDKV